A region from the Triticum urartu cultivar G1812 chromosome 1, Tu2.1, whole genome shotgun sequence genome encodes:
- the LOC125526244 gene encoding uncharacterized protein LOC125526244: MRKVCPNLDREDGLDTVLEVPVPELHQEVPARRRRTVNLKAWMRTHMHIDHQHMHRRDGVQVMLGVMGAPLVPQPVQPRRPMGGRDSKEEPLELSKARYIVEQYVAAAGGEAALSAATSMFAMGKVRMSSTTSKSSKATKKGMGEVHGGFVVWQKKPELWCVEMVVAGGTKMSAGSDGKVAWRQTPWQQQAHASRGPPRPIRRCVQGLDPKSTADLFSSAASVGEEAVDGEDCFVLRVDAEPSALHARSGADVEVIRHALWGYFSQRTGLLVRLEDSHLLRIPRPADAAYASMYWETTMASTIGDYRPVDGINIAHAGRTVVSVSPFTRAAGAVDDADARRKRPCTCMEETWSIEEVEFNIAGLSTECFLPPRDLVLSDSKDQPRHNKEQGDKAAKGARDGDGGCGIRAAVPKKALVPVVTGLGWFGPAKVAAVDSLDAADESKDTTYASTR, translated from the exons ATGAGGAAGGTGTGCCCCAACCTAGACCGGGAGGACGGCCTCGACACCGTGCTGGAGGTGCCGGTCCCCGAGCTCCACCAGGAGGTGCCGGCCCGCCGGCGCCGCACGGTCAACCTGAAGGCGTGGATGCGGACGCACATGCACATCGATCACCAGCATATGCATCGCCGTGACGGCGTGCAGGTCATGCTCGGCGTGATGGGCGCGCCGCTGGTGCCTCAGCCCGTGCAGCCCAGGAGGCCCATGGGCGGACGTGACAGCAAGGAGGAGCCCCTG GAGCTATCCAAGGCGAGGTATATAGTGGAGCAGTACGTGGCGGCtgccggcggcgaggcggcgctgagCGCGGCGACTAGCATGTTCGCCATGGGGAAGGTGCGGATGAGCAGCACTACATCCAAGAGCAGCAAGGCAACAAAGAAGGGAATGGGAGAGGTGCACGGAGGATTTGTGGTGTGGCAGAAGAAGCCGGAGCTCTGGTGCGTGGAGATGGTCGTGGCCGGTGGCACCAAGATGAGCGCCGGCAGCGACGGCAAGGTTGCCTGGCGCCAGACGCCGTGGCAGCAGCAGGCCCACGCCTCCCGGGGGCCGCCGCGACCGATCCGCAGATGCGTTCAGGGTTTGGACCCAAAATCCACGGCGGACCTCTTCTCCAGCGCCGCGTCTGTCGGCGAGGAAGCAGTCGACGGCGAGGACTGCTTCGTGCTCCGCGTCGACGCGGAACCCTCCGCTCTGCACGCTCGCAGCGGCGCCGACGTGGAGGTGATCCGGCACGCGCTATGGGGATACTTCAGCCAGAGGACGGGGCTGCTCGTCCGTCTCGAGGATAGCCACCTGCTGCGCATCCCCAGGCCGGCCGACGCAGCTTACGCGAGCATGTACTGGGAGACCACCATGGCGTCCACCATCGGCgactaccgccccgtcgacggcATCAACATCGCGCACGCCGGCCGCACCGTCGTCTCGGTGTCCCCCTTCACGAGGGCCGCCGGAGCAGTAGACGACGCCGACGCGCGCAGGAAGAGACCGTGCACGTGCATGGAGGAGACGTGGAGCATCGAGGAGGTGGAGTTCAACATTGCGGGGCTGTCCACCGAGTGCTTCCTGCCTCCCAGGGACCTTGTGCTCAGCGACTCCAAAGACCAGCCGCGGCACAACAAGGAGCAAGGCGATAAGGCGGCAAAGGGTGCTCGGGACGGCGACGGTGGCTGCGGGATCCGCGCGGCTGTGCCAAAGAAGGCACTTGTTCCGGTTGTGACTGGACTAGGTTGGTTTGGTCCGGCCAAGGTTGCCGCGGTTGACAGCTTAGACGCTGCCGACGAGTCCAAAGACACCACGTACGCATCCACAAGATGA
- the LOC125554858 gene encoding heat shock 70 kDa protein 6, chloroplastic-like: MATTTFPTSTPFFVHHGTRRPSVNLRTAAVVYGRGGRRWRPLRVACEKVVGIDLGTTNSAVAAMEGGKPTIVTNAEGARTTPSVVAYTKAGDRLVGQIAKRQAVVNPENTFFSVKRFIGRKMNEVAEESKQVSYRLVRDDNGNVKLDCPAIGKQFAAEEISAQVLRKLVDDASKFLNDKVTKAVITVPAYFNDSQRTATKDAGRIAGLDVLRIINEPTAASLAYGFEKKNNETILVFDLGGGTFDVSVLEVGDGVFEVLSTSGDTHLGGDDFDKRIVDWLAGSFKNDEGIDLLKDKQALQRLTEAAEKAKMELSSLTQTNISLPFITATADGPKHIETTLTRGKFEELCSDLLDRLRTPVDNSLRDAKLSLKEIDEVILVGGSTRIPAVQDLVKKMTGKDPNVTVNPDEVVALGAAVQAGVLSGDVSDIVLLDVTPLSLGLETLGGVMTKIIPRNTTLPTSKSEVFSTAADGQTSVEINVLQGEREFVRDNKSLGSFRLDGIPPAPRGVPQIEVKFDIDANGILSVAAVDKGTGKKQDITITGASTLPKDEVEKMVEEAEKFAAEDKEKRDAIDTKNQAESVMYQTEKQLKELGDKVPGDVKEKVEGKLKELQDAVAGGSTQTIKDALAALNQEVMQLGQSLYQQQGSGPTPGADGAADSTGPGPSAKTGDGGDVIDADFTDSN; the protein is encoded by the exons ATGGCGACCACGACCTTCCCCACCTCGACCCCCTTCTTCGTCCATCACGGCACCCGGCGCCCCTCCGTCAACCTCCGAACGGCCGCGGTGGTGTACGGCCGTGGTGGGCGACGGTGGCGGCCACTGCGCGTCGCCTGCGAGAAGGTGGTGGGGATCGACCTCGGGACCACCAACTCAGCGGTCGCGGCGATGGAGGGCGGCAAGCCCACTATCGTCACCAACGCCGAGGGCGCGCGGACCACGCCGTCGGTCGTGGCGTACACCAAGGCCGGGGACCGGCTGGTGGGACAGATCGCCAAGAGGCAGGCGGTGGTCAACCCGGAGAACACCTTCTTCTCAGTCAAGAGGTTCATCGGCCGAAAGATGAACGAGGTCGCCGAGGAGTCCAAGCAGGTTTCCTACCGCCTTGTCCGGGACGATAACGGCAACGTCAAGCTCGATTGCCCAGCAATTGGCAAGCAGTTCGCCGCGGAGGAGATCTCTGCACAG GTCCTGAGAAAGCTGGTTGATGATGCATCAAAGTTTTTAAATGACAAAGTCACCAAGGCAGTGATCACAGTTCCTGCTTATTTCAATGACTCCCAGAGGACGGCTACAAAAGATGCCGGCCGCATTGCAGGCCTGGATGTTCTCCGTATCATAAACGAGCCTACCGCAGCATCGTTGGCATATGGTTTTGAAAAAAAGAACAATGAAACAATTCTGGTTTTTGACCTGGGAGGAGGCACCTTTGATGTTTCAG TTCTCGAAGTTGGTGATGGTGTTTTTGAGGTGCTGTCTACATCTGGTGATACTCACCTTGGCGGTGATGACTTTGACAAG AGAATTGTTGATTGGCTGGCTGGGAGCTTCAAGAATGATGAGGGTATTGACCTGCTAAAAGACAAGCAAGCTCTCCAGCGTCTTACAGAAGCAGCTGAGAAGGCCAAGATGGAATTGTCATCGTTGACCCAAACAAATATCAG TTTACCTTTCATTACAGCTACTGCTGATGGGCCCAAGCATATTGAGACAACACTTACCAGGGGTAAATTTGAGGAGCTATGCTCAGATCTTCTTGACAG GCTGAGGACACCTGTTGACAATTCTCTTAGAGATGCGAAGTTGTCACTTAAAGAAATAGATGAGGTGATTCTTGTGGGTGGTTCCACAAGAATTCCAGCTGTTCAGGATCTTGTGAAGAAAATGACGGGAAAGGATCCCAATGTGACAGTCAATCCCGATGAGGTTGTTGCTCTTGGAGCAGCGGTGCAG GCAGGAGTATTGTCGGGCGATGTGAGCGATATTGTGCTTCTTGATGTTACGCCACTGTCTCTTGGTTTGGAGACACTGGGTGGGGTGATGACCAAGATTATCCCAAGGAACACAACCCTCCCTACCTCCAAGTCAGAGGTCTTTTCAACGGCTGCTGATGGACAGACTAGTGTGGAGATTAATGTTCTCCAAGGAGAAAGAGAGTTTGTTAGGGACAATAAATCCCTTGGTAGCTTCAGGCTTGATGGAATTCCTCCTGCTCCGCGTGGTGTTCCCCAAATTGAAGTCAAGTTTGATATTGATGCCAACGGCATTCTGTCTGTTGCTGCGGTGGATAAGGGCACTGGGAAGAAGCAGGACATTACGATCACTGGAGCCAGCACACTGCCAAAGGATGAG GTAGAGAAGATGGTGGAAGAAGCTGAAAAATTTGCGGCGGAGGACAAGGAGAAGAGGGACGCAATTGACACCAAGAACCAGGCAGAGTCTGTGATGTACCAGACTGAGAAACAACTGAAGGAGCTCGGAGACAAGGTCCCAGGCGATGTCAAGGAGAAGGTGGAGGGGAAGCTCAAGGAACTCCAGGATGCCGTTGCTGGTGGATCGACACAGACGATAAAGGATGCACTAGCTGCGTTGAACCAAGAAGTGATGCAGCTTGGTCAGTCCCTCTACCAGCAGCAGGGGTCGGGCCCTACCCCTGGAGCTGACGGCGCTGCTGACTCTACAGGCCCAGGCCCATCTGCGAAGACAGGCGATGGTGGTGACGTCATAGACGCTGATTTTACCGACAGCAATTGA